Within the Phaseolus vulgaris cultivar G19833 chromosome 9, P. vulgaris v2.0, whole genome shotgun sequence genome, the region TTGCACTTTTATTGTAAGTAATGGCCCAGTGCATAAGGCTCTCAACATTGTGTGAGTTTGGAGAGTCAAATGTATGAGCAGAGGGGCTGTTTCTTTACCAAAACTTGATATGTGAAATTAAATCCAAAACTGAAGCAACAGACTATAAGAACTTAAGTTATAACTCAACTCAACATATAAACCATGTAAAGTTAGAAAGTAAATTCTTATAGTTTGATGTATCATGGCATAAACACATAGTTTGATGTATCATGGCATAAACACAGACATTGATACGAACACGAAGATACATATACTCTCTAgaatgtaaaatttgaaaacaaggatttatatattatataaacatgaattatataaataataaaaaattatgtaaataagtatgtttcagttttttttcttttcagaaAGATATTTCTCATGACTGATTTAAAATGATGTGTTTCttctttttataatcataataaaattttatacaatgagtttaagtttttagaaaattaatgtattttttcattttaaaatactattagAACTGTGCTAGAATTGTCAAAAATTgaacaaataatttttgaatttgacattTTACCGATACATGTTCTACAAGTATCGGTGTCCGACACAaacataccatttaagaaacGTGTCCAAGCCTCATCCAACACTTCAATATTCACTAATCTTGTTCATCAAACTACAAAAGTAAAGAGTTCTACCGAACCTACAATGCAGTAACCAGAAGAAATCAACATATTCCCAGCTAAACATTACAGAAACACATGTTCAATCACTCAAACTTTGTCTTCAATTGACATTCCAGCAGAAATGAACAAATGAAACATGGACCTTCACACTTTTTAAATATCACAACGGTTAAGGACCTCTGATTTATATCTTTGTCTATCTCCCTAAGCCCTAGACAAAAAACACAATATTTCAAGTAACAAGCAAACCTAAAAATTGCAATTGACTAGAAATGAGCTAAAGGACCCTCCAGAATGCAAATTTAGAACACTGGGGTAGTGAATTCACATTCTTGCGAAACGAACAAGAAAAGCATGCATATGTTAACTAGGTTACATATAAAGAAGATTTTGTCTTTAATCGgcaaacaataaattaaatagaaaagGTAACACATAAGGGTGTttacctttaaaaaaaaaataccaaacaACTTCTCTAAGAACCCTACAACGAATACAAACGAACCCTACAATGAATACAAACCTGCTTAGACAAGAGTTTGGAACAGACAGCTGAACTCTCAAACCACACAAATATCAACGAAGATATATTCAccatcaaaatacaaaatatatatttcttatcaAGGGAACAACAGCATCATGCAAGTGTGAGCAATGCTACTAATGAGCATTGGATGTAAAGAATCTGTCCTTGTTTTTCAGTCATTTATAAAGCATAGCAATTGACTACCTCACTACTGTAATGTGAATTCAAGAATATACGAAAAAAAACAACAGTTTCGACCCATTAAAATGGAACAACTAAGTCAAATCAGTTGCTACTTAGACAAGATTAACAAAAGTACTTGAATGGGATGAAAACACACAACATGGTTAAAAATTTGCTCTCTGAGGTAATCCAATTGCTAACTGGCAGATTCTACACAACCCTCCCTGTGTTCTTGGAAACTTATCTTTTCCTGATAAAGCTTTAACAGTTCACACACTTCCTCCTTAAACCGCATCACATAATTTTTAAGAAACAACTCTTCAGAAACATCAAACGGGGTAGACAACTTGGCACTCTTCTCTCTCAAACCCTTGACGATCAAATGCTTCAGAACCAAACCCCTCGGAACAATCCTTCTCTCCAAACTGAACCCAAAAATCTTCGGCATTTTGGCAAGTGCCAAAGGGTCCCAACCCAATTCAACAACCCAAAATCTGATAACCTCATTAATTTTATCCTTGGAAGCCAACATTAAGAGAGGATGCTTCCTGAACGAATCAAGAACCATTTCCTCCGACCAACCCCACATCTTAAAGGCATCAACTTTCGCGTCCCACCGCGATTTCGACACAACCCTTTTGGCATGCAAAGCAATCGCGAAAGTTATCTTAGAAGGGTCGAACCCCATTTCCTTAACCTCATCAATTGCCTCCCTCAAGTTAGTAGACAAGAGTATAGAAGGCCTCCTTCCAAACAAATAGCCGATGCTGGAATCAAGAACTCCAGCATCAAGCAACATGTTCACATTCTGCACTCCAACGTTGTACTGAAGGAAAGGTCTGTTACCGAAAACACAATCAATGGTTTTCTGGTCGGATTGGAGGAACCTTCTCACCAATTCGAAGGAGGGGATCACGTTGTTCTTGAGGCTGGATCCGAGGATTCTGGGGCACCTATGAACAAGACGAACTATATCAGAAGCTGAAGCACCCTTCGAGAGTAAAAATTGGAACTTTGGCGAGAGCCTCTTGTCGGGGTTGCAAACGAGTATGCTGGGTACCCTTTTGACAATGGTGTTGATATGGGCATCGGTGAATCCATTTTTGGTAAAGAAAGCGATGACTGAGTCTGGCTTTTGAGGGGTATCGAAGCTAACACTCTCGGAAACCTTGAGAGCGGTTTGTGGTGAGAAGCCAAAGGTGTTTATGAGGTAGGAAACGGTGAGTGAGTGTTGTTGTGAAGTGAGGGAGAAGTGTTTGAGAGAGAGTGTGGAGGGAAAAGGAAAATAGGGTTTGGGGGTTGTGAGTCTCTTGGAATGGAGAAGAAGAAGGGATTTGAAGCTTTTGGAGGCAAACATCTGAAAGAATGGTGGTGTTGAAGGAGGAATTTGGGGTCTTCAAAGTGTGAAAACACATAGTATTGTAGCAGTTCATGAACATAAGTGATTgtagtttttttcttcttctattataataataaattatattaaaaacaataaataaagttacaattaataaataaaatcatttcattttttttaattattttaaataattttacttgctattctattttttttttcatctatcACCTTGTCTAAATAAAAGATAAGTAACCAGTGATCAAGTTAAGagaataaaagaataattaagttactaaattgaaataataatatttatttattttagtaaaaaaaaatactaaatgtGGCATGCAAAAgtatttttaacaatttaacTAAACGTGTAGAGAAAATAcacatttaaaatttgtttatttgaatttaaggTTTTCATATAGTTTAAGTGACACtgaattccatttttttatttattttaaagtagtttttttacctattttttatattgtacatcaatgaagaaatttaaatataatttctaatatgtattataaaaataaacacatCAAATTATGTAATCGAGTTTTATAGAgattttaaataaacaaaaatttaatgaaattgattttaaaaacttttatattactaagattttaaaaacttaGTAATCCCACCAAAActaatgaaattgattttgtgtaATATTCTTTACAtagatgaaaatattttattgataattttaaaaaacaatataattaattaaaaaatacaaagtggaaaattaaattaaatacaagTAGTTCCAATATACAATTATGTTTCTTTAcctaaaattttcaatttttatatgaaatttaaaaataaatacatttttttttatattatcaattAGAGATTTTACATCCAGGTTACAACCTTTTTCATGCAATTTGAAGGTCTTTTTGAACAACACATTAAGAACCAAAACTTGATTTGTGAAAGTAGTTCCAAAACAGAAGCAGCAAAAAGGAACTACATAACTAGTGCATGCACTAGTAAAAGCATAGTTATATGCACTAAATTTTCAACAAAGCTCGTAGCTAACTGAAATTGGTCTCTAATGAGAACCAAGAATAGAATTCTGGTTGCTACAGATTTTATGGAATTAAAGAGAGCTTTGAGGGACAGCAGAAAAGTACTATTCTCCTGTATCAGAGCCTAAAACCACAGAGAATATCCTCTCCAAATCCACCTTTTCAAGCAAAACAAACAAGATTCCTCCCAACCCCTTGCATCATGGGAATCATTTGTCTTAAATGCTAAAAACCTGCCACACCTCAGCTAAGTAAATCCAAGTTCACTTTTATTCTTTCTTAGAATAAGATTTTCATGTTTTTGTTGTTGGTTCACAATGTGATCCCTTCCCTTTCTACACCCTTTGATGCATCCACATTAGAATCACAATCCTATCACTCCCACTCTCATCTCTCAATCTCCAAGACAAGAGTACAATGCATAGAGGGTTCAATTTCACACTAGCAATCCCTAGTCCCTACCCTATCACTCATATGATTTCACCTCTATTGTAAATAATGGCCCAGTACATAAGGCTCTCAACATTGCGGGAGTTCAGAGAGTCAAATGTATGAGCAGAGGGGCAGTTTTTACTACTTCAACAATTGAACACCAACTCATGATGCAGAATTTTATCATTTCTCCAAGGCTTGCCCTAAGACTGCACTTCTACAGTAAACAAAAGAAAGcattatcaaatattaaaagGAAAACCACATAAGATAGAAAATTAAGCTACAATTAAACCCGAATTAGCAATACTTTTTCAACCTGAAGACAAACAGTTTACATTTACCTACAGCTAAAAGCAAATATTATAGTTAAACTAAACTACTACGGtccatgaagaaaaagaagaaaaaaaaactcaatcaCATAAAGTTAAACAGTAACAAGTTCTTGCAGCTAGATGATTCTATCatttaatattcatatattttcCTCATCTTTCTCCAAGCAAAGAATTTGTCTCACATCTGTCCTATAAGATTGACATGACTAGTTGACCACCGTGCCGCCAATAAGGACATAACTCTTTTTTCCATAAATTGAATGATACTGAAGCTTGTCCCCCAAAGGTCAAAAGCATTGCAAGCACCATTTTCAGAGGAAGAAACACAGTAAAGTAAGCCAGACAAGTTTTTTCCAGATCAAACCTGATGATGGAAATTCAAAACTGAAGCAGGAAGTAAGCTAGTGATCCTTAGTTAGTTAGTATCATCTCAGACACACTTAACTATCAAGTGACAATATATACTACAACGGTGTATCCAGAAGTTGACATTTGATGTATTATCCAGCTAAACGTCTCAGCAACAATTTGACATCATTTTCCACTAACAAGAAACTAACCATTAAATTACATAAAAGTTAAAGGAGTTTTGATAATTGATAAGATATCTTGCATAACCTATAACATCAATTACCatattgttaaaatatttcaatccaGAAGCCAAACCTAAAATTTTACAAGTATAAAATAACTAAGAGATCCTTGCCAGTGCATACTCAATACAAGGATGATACATACATTTTTATTCCAAAGGCAACGACAAAAAAATGCATGTGTAAGCTAGGTTACAGATGAGCATTGGATATTGAAGAATTTGAGCTAAATTTCTCATGCTACTACAGTCACATTTATATTACATAAAGTAGCTGATATAAATCACAAATGAAGTGGGAATTGCAGAAACCAACAGTCAACATAGGTTCCATTCCAACCCATCAGAATGATACAATTCAGTTAAATCAATTGAATTTAAACATGACTAACCCAAGTAATATGGAATGAAGAAATACAAACTTCTCGAATCAGAGAAATTAGTACTCATGAGTTAACCATTTTATCATCCTCTTTTAGTCCTTGAACACTCATTTGGTACAGCTTTAATAGTTCACTTGTCTCCTCCTTAAAACGCATGACATACTTTTCAATAAACTCcttttcagaaacagaaaaTGGCGTAATCAAGCTGGCACTCTTTCTCCTCAAACCTTTCCTGAGTAAATACTGCACAACAAGTGCCCTTGGAATGATCCTTCTCTCCAAACTAAATCCAAAAATCTCTGGCTTCTTGGTAAGAGCCAAATAGTCCCAACCTGATTGCTTGACCCAAAATCTCATAATCCTATCAATCTTCTCTTGGGACACCAACATTACGAGGGGCTGCCTCTTGAACACACTAAGAACCAGTTCTTCAGACCAACCCCATCTCTTAAAGGCTTCAACTTTCCTCTCCCATCGCAATTTCGGAATAGTCTTTTTGGCCAGCAGCGCGATGGCAAAGCTCAACTTGGAAGGGTCAAACCCCATTTCCTTAACCTCATCCAAAGTCCTCTTCAAGGCAGAACACAAGATTATAGAAACTCTCCTGCGTAACAAAAAGGCTAATACAGGATCAGTGACTCCATAATCAACTAAAAGTTTCACATTGTGCACCACACGATCAGTACCAAAGAAATGCCCACAAGAGCGTATGCAGTCCATGGTTTTCTCGTCAGTTTGAAGAAACTTCCTCATCAGTTCATAGGAAGGGACAATGTTATTCTCGAGGCTCGAATAAAGGATTCTGGGGCTCCTACTTACCAGTTCCACAATGTCAGAGCGCGAGGCCCCTTTGGAGAGTAAAAACTCGAACTTTGGAAGAACCCTTTTGTGGGGGTCGCAAGTGAGCACATTGGGTGCTCTTCTAACGATGCTGTTTATCTGGGTGCTGCTGAATCCGTTGTCTCTGAAAAAGGCGATGACTGAGTCGGGCTTTTCGGGGGTTTCGAATTGAATGAATTTGGAGGCCTTGAGAGCGGTTTCTGGGGAGAACCCGCAGCCGTTTACGAGGTAGGAAACCGTGAAAGAGGGTTGCTGTGAAGCATTTGAGGTGTGTTTCAGAAAGAGTATCGAGGGAAAAAGGTTATTGGGTTTTGGGGTTTGAAGAGGTGTTATTGTGAGTGAGTTGAGATAGAGAAGAAGGGGTTTGAAGCGTTGCGAATGAAACATGTCTGAGTGTTGTGCTTAACGAAGAATCTGTGATTCGATTTCGACGGGAGAATCTGTCATTCAGCATCGCTGTGAAGCAGCACGGGGATAGACACTTATACGCATACGATATACGATACGAATATATCTATTGtataattacaaattaataataaaaatttatatatataaatatgttttaatttttattgtaatagaaggatgatttattttttatttttataattataataaaaaattatataataaatttgattttttagaaattaatgtaatttttatttttaaatttgttttaaaattgttattagaaatctaataaatatattttgaattgaataTTTGACCAATACGTGTCTTATCAATAAAAAGTGTGCGACAACACGGACACATCATTTAAGAGACGTGTGTGAGTCTCATAGTCATATTTAAAATGGTTTATTACAAGAAAGAGtggaaaaaaatttgaaaaaaaaatattattgaaattttaaagaaaacaaatatattaatgaaaaatataattgtattcattaaataaaaattcaaatgtaatttttttataaaaaaaatcaaatataattatgattatatGTGTGTTATAAGAGTATTTCAAGTGAAACTAATTAAGtaaatattcttatatttaatagtttatttgattatgtttttttatgtgatgacacACTCTCTCTCTAACATaagtttcattaaaaaaaaaattaagcaaatctagtgaatttcttttttatcttttggtGGAAGAAGTACATCTCACCAATTTCAAATATTTCATGCACCCCTTTTACCAATGGGTCAAGTTCATATAAATGTTTTcatgtttttctcttttcttttcttcttggtGTTTCTACCAACCAAGCAAACACAAATGCATTGTTTTCTCCGCTAAATGGACCTAAATAACGATGTTTTGTAAGCTATTTGTAGGTATTAGAAATCACAATATGCAAAGTTTAGTTTTaggtttttaattgttttttgtttttattcctttaattttaaaatgtaatgtTTTTTCTCTCTCGGAGTCATATCTTGTATGGAAGACTAAAAGTGACACATTTTAAAATTAGCCCttaaaaaacttaatttatttgtgaaaaaaaagtatttgtttCTCAATAGTGAAttctacaaatttaaaaattatatcaatgAGTATTCAATATTTCaagaattatttatataatttattaatttataattgtatTGGGCAGGAGTTTGGC harbors:
- the LOC137822002 gene encoding transcription termination factor MTEF1, chloroplastic-like, which translates into the protein MFASKSFKSLLLLHSKRLTTPKPYFPFPSTLSLKHFSLTSQQHSLTVSYLINTFGFSPQTALKVSESVSFDTPQKPDSVIAFFTKNGFTDAHINTIVKRVPSILVCNPDKRLSPKFQFLLSKGASASDIVRLVHRCPRILGSSLKNNVIPSFELVRRFLQSDQKTIDCVFGNRPFLQYNVGVQNVNMLLDAGVLDSSIGYLFGRRPSILLSTNLREAIDEVKEMGFDPSKITFAIALHAKRVVSKSRWDAKVDAFKMWGWSEEMVLDSFRKHPLLMLASKDKINEVIRFWVVELGWDPLALAKMPKIFGFSLERRIVPRGLVLKHLIVKGLREKSAKLSTPFDVSEELFLKNYVMRFKEEVCELLKLYQEKISFQEHREGCVESAS
- the LOC137821920 gene encoding transcription termination factor MTEF1, chloroplastic-like, which gives rise to MFHSQRFKPLLLYLNSLTITPLQTPKPNNLFPSILFLKHTSNASQQPSFTVSYLVNGCGFSPETALKASKFIQFETPEKPDSVIAFFRDNGFSSTQINSIVRRAPNVLTCDPHKRVLPKFEFLLSKGASRSDIVELVSRSPRILYSSLENNIVPSYELMRKFLQTDEKTMDCIRSCGHFFGTDRVVHNVKLLVDYGVTDPVLAFLLRRRVSIILCSALKRTLDEVKEMGFDPSKLSFAIALLAKKTIPKLRWERKVEAFKRWGWSEELVLSVFKRQPLVMLVSQEKIDRIMRFWVKQSGWDYLALTKKPEIFGFSLERRIIPRALVVQYLLRKGLRRKSASLITPFSVSEKEFIEKYVMRFKEETSELLKLYQMSVQGLKEDDKMVNS